Proteins from one Natrinema salinisoli genomic window:
- the mtnP gene encoding S-methyl-5'-thioadenosine phosphorylase: protein MTIGVIGGSGIYEALPLENTRKEEILTPYGEPSEAVTLGELGGREVAFLPRHGSDHQHPPTDAAYRANIYALKSVGVDRVIATNAVGSLREDLPPRTLVVPDQIFDRTKHRTPTFFGDGMVVHMGFADPYCPEMVSHLATAAEEATDDGTKTQEDGTYVCIEGPQYSTRAESEFYRDQGWDIVGMTAIPEAKLAREAELSYATVAGVTDYDVWKDDNEVTLDEVLENAAANQDAINAVVERAIRTMPDDFESDAWSALEGTINTPQEAIPEETLERVDLLAGEYLD, encoded by the coding sequence ATGACCATCGGCGTTATCGGCGGTAGCGGTATCTACGAGGCACTGCCACTCGAGAACACGCGCAAAGAGGAGATTTTGACACCGTACGGCGAGCCGAGCGAGGCGGTTACCCTCGGCGAACTCGGCGGGCGGGAGGTCGCCTTTCTCCCGCGTCACGGGTCGGACCACCAGCATCCGCCGACCGACGCGGCGTATCGGGCCAACATCTACGCGCTCAAGTCGGTCGGCGTCGACCGGGTGATCGCCACGAACGCGGTCGGGAGCCTGCGCGAGGACCTGCCGCCGCGGACGCTGGTCGTCCCCGACCAGATCTTCGACCGGACCAAACACCGCACGCCGACCTTCTTCGGCGACGGCATGGTCGTCCACATGGGCTTCGCCGATCCCTACTGTCCCGAGATGGTTTCTCATCTCGCGACGGCGGCAGAGGAGGCGACGGACGACGGGACGAAAACGCAGGAGGACGGCACCTACGTCTGCATCGAGGGTCCGCAGTACTCCACGCGAGCCGAGAGCGAGTTCTACCGCGATCAGGGCTGGGACATCGTCGGCATGACCGCCATTCCGGAGGCGAAACTCGCCCGCGAAGCCGAGCTGAGCTACGCCACCGTCGCCGGCGTCACCGACTACGACGTCTGGAAGGACGACAACGAAGTCACGCTGGACGAGGTCCTCGAGAACGCCGCGGCCAACCAGGACGCGATCAACGCGGTCGTCGAACGCGCCATCCGAACGATGCCCGACGACTTCGAGAGCGACGCCTGGAGCGCGCTCGAGGGGACGATCAATACCCCACAGGAGGCGATCCCCGAGGAAACGCTCGAGCGCGTCGACCTGCTCGCCGGTGAGTATCTGGACTGA
- the smc gene encoding chromosome segregation protein SMC, translating to MYIKAIVLDDFKSFGRKTKIPFYEDFTVVTGPNGSGKSNIIDAVLFALGLARTRGIRAEKLTDLIYNPGHEGDDTSSGPREATVEVILDNSEGTLERSQVVNAAGSEDVGDVDEIRIRRRVKETEDNYYSYYYLNDRSVNLSDIQDLLAQAGITPEGYNVVMQGDVTEIINMTPHARREIIDEIAGVAEFDAKKEDAFGELETVQERIDEAELRIEEKRDRLDQLADERREAMRYRRLRREKEEYEGYKKASELEEKRAELESVETEVDDLNDELADLRRELDEREGKVVRLQEDLEDLNAEIERKGEDEQLRIKSEIEEIKGDISRLEDKIEASEDQIEDAESERREAFVQIDRKQETIDDLADEMREHKLEKASIKSEIQEREAERDELEAEIEAVDTEFDELKADLAERKEELEEAKTERNDLQREQDRLLDEARRRSNAIEEKESTIEERREKIPEIESQRSDLERELEKAERNRENIAEVVDDLKSEKRRLQSDIDELDDDIQAKQQEYAELEANAGESGDSSFGRAVTTILNSGIDGVHGAVAQLGTVAGEYAVACETAAGGRLANVVVDDDVIGQQCIEHLKSRNAGRATFLPMTDMSQRRLPSAPSDPGVVDFAYNLVDFDDQYEGIFSYVLGDTLVVEDIETARSYMGDYRMVTLDGDLVEKSGAMTGGSGGGSRYSFTGGGEGQLERVAKQITEFQEEREALREDLRGVEERLDDARDRKSDAADEVRSIESELEGLDDDRESIEAEIERLEDDLEDLREERESVDERMNEISAEIDAKTATVEKLEAEIDDLETELADSKIPELTDQIEELEAEIDEREDRIQELDNELNELSLEKEYAEDAIEDLHDDIEAAQNRKAEHEDRIEEYEAEIETKREGLEEKREAVAELEEELTELKGERSDLKEELSEARTERDKQQDRVNTVESKLEDARERASSLEWEIESLESEVGNYDPEDVPDHETVLEMIDILQSDMEAMEPVNMLAIDEYDEVRSDLDDLEEGKATLVEEADGIRDRIEQYETQKKQTFMDAYDAIATHFTEIFEKLSEGTGSLHLEDEEDPFDGGLTMKAQPGDKPIQRLDAMSGGEKSLTALAFIFAIQRHNPAPFYALDEIDAFLDAVNAERVGEMVEELAGDAQFVVVSHRSAMLDRSERAIGVTMQQDNVSAVTGIDLSSGEVPADD from the coding sequence ATGTACATTAAGGCGATCGTTCTCGACGATTTCAAGAGCTTCGGGCGAAAGACGAAGATCCCGTTCTACGAGGACTTCACCGTCGTGACGGGCCCGAACGGGTCCGGCAAGTCGAACATCATCGACGCCGTCCTCTTCGCGCTCGGCCTGGCACGGACCCGCGGAATCCGCGCCGAGAAACTGACCGATCTCATCTATAACCCCGGCCACGAGGGCGACGACACCTCGAGCGGCCCCCGCGAGGCGACCGTCGAGGTGATCCTCGACAACTCCGAGGGCACGCTCGAGCGATCGCAGGTCGTCAACGCCGCGGGCAGCGAGGACGTCGGCGACGTCGACGAGATCCGCATCCGTCGCCGCGTCAAGGAGACCGAGGACAACTACTACTCCTACTACTATCTGAACGACCGCTCGGTCAACCTCTCGGACATTCAGGACCTGCTCGCGCAGGCGGGCATCACACCCGAGGGGTACAACGTCGTCATGCAGGGCGACGTCACCGAGATCATCAACATGACGCCCCACGCCCGCCGGGAGATCATCGACGAGATCGCGGGCGTCGCGGAGTTCGACGCGAAGAAGGAGGACGCCTTCGGCGAACTCGAGACGGTCCAGGAACGGATCGACGAGGCCGAACTCCGCATCGAGGAGAAACGCGACCGGCTCGACCAGCTTGCCGACGAGCGGCGGGAGGCCATGCGCTACCGCCGGCTCCGCCGCGAGAAGGAGGAGTACGAAGGCTACAAGAAAGCCAGCGAGCTCGAGGAGAAACGCGCCGAACTCGAGTCCGTCGAGACCGAGGTCGACGACCTCAACGACGAACTCGCGGATCTCCGGCGCGAACTCGACGAACGCGAGGGGAAAGTCGTCCGCCTGCAGGAGGACCTCGAGGATCTCAACGCCGAGATCGAGCGCAAGGGCGAGGACGAACAGCTCCGGATCAAAAGCGAGATCGAGGAGATCAAAGGCGATATCTCGCGGCTCGAGGACAAGATCGAGGCCAGCGAGGACCAGATCGAGGACGCCGAGTCCGAGCGCCGCGAGGCGTTCGTCCAGATCGACCGCAAACAGGAGACGATCGACGACCTCGCGGACGAAATGCGCGAGCACAAACTCGAGAAGGCCTCGATCAAGAGCGAGATTCAGGAACGCGAGGCCGAACGCGACGAGCTCGAGGCCGAAATCGAGGCCGTCGACACCGAGTTCGACGAGCTCAAGGCCGACCTCGCGGAGCGCAAGGAGGAGTTAGAGGAGGCCAAGACCGAGCGCAACGACCTCCAGCGCGAGCAGGATCGCCTGCTCGACGAGGCTCGCCGACGCTCGAACGCCATCGAGGAGAAGGAGTCGACGATCGAGGAGAGACGCGAGAAAATCCCCGAGATCGAGAGCCAGCGAAGCGATCTCGAGCGGGAACTCGAGAAAGCGGAACGGAACCGCGAGAACATCGCCGAGGTCGTCGACGACCTGAAAAGCGAGAAGCGCCGGCTCCAGTCGGATATCGACGAGTTGGACGACGACATTCAGGCGAAACAGCAGGAGTACGCGGAACTCGAGGCCAACGCGGGCGAGAGCGGCGACTCCTCGTTCGGTCGCGCGGTGACGACGATCCTCAACTCGGGGATCGACGGCGTCCACGGCGCGGTCGCGCAGTTGGGGACCGTCGCCGGCGAGTACGCGGTCGCCTGCGAAACCGCCGCGGGCGGCCGGCTGGCGAACGTCGTCGTCGACGACGACGTCATCGGCCAGCAGTGTATCGAGCACCTCAAGTCCCGTAACGCGGGTCGGGCGACCTTCCTGCCGATGACGGACATGAGCCAGCGCCGGCTCCCGTCGGCCCCCAGCGATCCGGGCGTCGTCGACTTCGCGTACAACCTCGTCGACTTCGACGACCAGTACGAGGGGATCTTCTCGTACGTCCTCGGCGACACGCTGGTCGTCGAGGACATCGAGACCGCCCGCTCGTACATGGGCGACTACCGGATGGTCACCCTCGACGGCGACCTGGTCGAGAAGAGCGGCGCGATGACCGGCGGGTCGGGCGGCGGCTCGCGCTACTCCTTCACCGGCGGCGGCGAGGGGCAACTCGAGCGCGTCGCCAAACAGATCACGGAGTTCCAAGAGGAACGCGAGGCGCTTCGTGAGGACCTCCGCGGCGTCGAGGAGCGCCTCGACGACGCCCGCGATCGCAAGAGCGACGCGGCCGACGAGGTCCGCTCGATCGAGTCCGAACTCGAGGGGCTCGACGACGACCGCGAGTCGATCGAGGCGGAGATCGAGCGTCTCGAGGACGATCTCGAGGACCTCCGCGAGGAACGGGAATCCGTCGACGAGCGGATGAACGAGATCTCCGCGGAGATCGACGCCAAGACCGCAACGGTCGAGAAACTCGAGGCCGAGATCGACGACCTCGAGACCGAACTCGCGGACTCGAAGATCCCCGAGCTGACCGACCAGATCGAGGAACTCGAGGCCGAAATCGACGAGCGCGAGGATCGGATTCAGGAACTCGACAACGAACTCAACGAGTTGAGCCTCGAGAAGGAGTACGCCGAGGACGCCATCGAGGACCTCCACGACGACATCGAGGCGGCCCAGAACCGCAAAGCGGAGCACGAGGATCGGATCGAGGAGTACGAAGCGGAGATCGAGACGAAACGCGAGGGGCTCGAGGAGAAACGCGAGGCCGTCGCGGAACTCGAGGAAGAGCTCACCGAACTGAAAGGCGAGCGTAGCGATCTGAAGGAGGAACTCTCCGAGGCCCGGACGGAGCGCGACAAACAACAGGATCGGGTCAACACCGTCGAAAGCAAGCTCGAGGATGCACGGGAACGCGCGAGCAGCCTCGAGTGGGAGATCGAGTCGCTGGAGTCCGAAGTCGGCAACTACGATCCCGAGGACGTGCCCGACCACGAGACGGTCCTCGAGATGATCGACATCCTCCAGTCGGACATGGAGGCGATGGAGCCGGTGAACATGCTCGCGATCGACGAGTACGACGAGGTCCGCAGCGACCTCGACGACCTCGAGGAGGGGAAGGCGACCCTCGTCGAGGAAGCCGACGGGATCCGCGACCGGATCGAGCAGTACGAGACCCAGAAGAAGCAGACGTTCATGGACGCCTACGATGCGATCGCCACCCACTTCACCGAGATCTTCGAGAAACTCTCGGAGGGGACCGGGTCGCTGCACCTCGAGGACGAGGAGGATCCGTTCGACGGCGGGCTGACGATGAAGGCCCAGCCGGGCGACAAGCCGATTCAGCGCCTCGACGCGATGTCGGGCGGCGAGAAGTCACTGACCGCACTGGCATTCATTTTCGCGATTCAGCGGCACAATCCGGCCCCGTTCTACGCGCTCGACGAGATCGACGCCTTTCTCGACGCCGTCAACGCCGAGCGGGTCGGCGAGATGGTCGAGGAACTCGCGGGCGACGCCCAGTTCGTCGTCGTCTCCCACCGCTCGGCCATGCTCGATCGCTCCGAACGGGCGATCGGCGTGACGATGCAACAGGACAACGTGAGTGCGGTGACCGGGATCGACCTGAGTAGTGGAGAGGTTCCTGCTGATGACTAG
- a CDS encoding segregation and condensation protein A encodes MTSEEPEEPEATQGSSETRTGNEVTRERRESRSDSTKPSGERSDPRAPERTLRTDGGDEIPLNIAGHEDRERPGDSSPDAESNDGDDRDRELGDESGESVLEFTDVETADGDDSDEDEEEVEPVELLVQLAKDGEIDPWDIDIVAVTDKFLDALDDVDLRTSGRALFYASVLLRMKSDELFAVDEPEEEDLPPWEAPFADDGAMDADGDDEREYPPGFDPVENLEAEMERRLERKHARGKPETLDELVRELRTAERDSWWKESRSYDTSDSPKGYDRGVQELNYHSGDDFRVDDEPTSDDVTHTTHEEDIEAVIEDVEGELEHQYEKGRDEVLYAEIDEVGGSRVMTYLALLFLAHRGRVTLEQDELFGDLWVRDATVESEASEAIAG; translated from the coding sequence ATGACTAGCGAGGAGCCTGAGGAGCCGGAGGCGACGCAAGGCTCCTCGGAAACGCGAACGGGGAACGAAGTGACCCGTGAGCGGCGGGAGTCGCGAAGCGACTCCACAAAGCCGAGCGGGGAGCGAAGCGACCCGCGAGCCCCCGAGCGGACCCTCCGAACCGACGGCGGTGACGAGATTCCGCTGAACATCGCCGGCCACGAGGACCGCGAGCGGCCGGGCGACTCGAGCCCGGACGCCGAATCGAACGACGGCGACGATAGGGATCGCGAACTCGGGGACGAGTCCGGTGAATCGGTCCTCGAGTTCACGGACGTCGAGACGGCCGATGGTGACGATTCCGACGAGGACGAGGAGGAAGTCGAACCGGTCGAGCTGCTCGTTCAGCTCGCGAAAGACGGCGAGATCGACCCGTGGGACATCGACATCGTCGCGGTGACCGACAAATTCCTCGACGCGCTGGACGATGTCGACCTGCGGACCTCCGGACGGGCGCTGTTCTACGCGAGCGTTCTCCTGCGGATGAAAAGCGACGAGCTGTTCGCGGTCGACGAGCCCGAGGAGGAGGACCTCCCGCCGTGGGAAGCGCCCTTCGCCGACGACGGGGCGATGGACGCGGACGGCGACGACGAGCGGGAGTACCCGCCGGGGTTCGATCCCGTCGAGAATCTCGAGGCGGAGATGGAGCGCCGCCTCGAGCGGAAACACGCCCGGGGGAAGCCGGAGACGCTGGACGAACTCGTTCGCGAGCTTCGGACCGCCGAGCGCGACAGCTGGTGGAAGGAGTCGCGCAGTTACGACACGAGCGACTCGCCGAAGGGGTACGACCGCGGCGTTCAGGAGCTGAACTACCACTCCGGCGACGACTTCCGGGTCGACGACGAGCCGACCAGCGACGACGTCACCCACACGACTCACGAGGAAGACATCGAGGCGGTCATCGAGGACGTGGAAGGCGAACTCGAACACCAGTACGAGAAGGGGCGCGACGAGGTGCTGTACGCCGAGATCGACGAGGTCGGCGGGTCACGCGTGATGACGTATCTCGCATTGCTCTTTCTGGCCCATCGGGGCCGAGTGACCCTCGAACAGGACGAACTGTTCGGCGACCTCTGGGTCAGAGACGCGACGGTGGAGTCGGAGGCGAGCGAAGCGATCGCCGGTTGA